In the genome of Sciurus carolinensis chromosome 3, mSciCar1.2, whole genome shotgun sequence, one region contains:
- the Dusp3 gene encoding dual specificity protein phosphatase 3 isoform X2, with translation MSGPFELSVQDLNDLLSDGSGCYSLPSQPCNEVTPRIYVGNASVAQDIPKLQKLGITHVLNAAEGRSFMHVNTNANFYKDSGITYLGIKANDTQEFNLSAYFERAADFIDQALAQKNGRVLVHCREGYSRSPTLVIAYLMMRQKMDVKSALSIEPWSDSARQDEPWWSIHKDPLLVAEQT, from the exons ATGTCGGGCCCGTTCGAACTCTCGGTGCAGGATCTCAATGACCTGCTCTCAGACGGCAGTGGCTGCTACAGCCTCCCGAGCCAGCCGTGCAACGAGGTCACCCCGAGGATCTACGTGGGCAACGC GTCTGTGGCTCAGGACATTCCCAAGCTGCAGAAACTGGGCATTACTCATGTCCTGAACGCCGCTGAGGGCAGGTCCTTCATGCATGTCAATACCAATGCGAACTTCTACAAGGACTCCGGCATCACCTACCTGGGCATCAAGGCCAATGACACACAGGAGTTCAACCTCAGTGCTTACTTTGAAAGGGCTGCAGACTTCATTGACCAGGCCTTGGCTCAAAAGAATG GCCGGGTGCTTGTCCACTGCCGTGAGGGTTACAGCCGCTCCCCCACTCTAGTCATCGCGTACCTCATGATGCGTCAGAAGATGGATGTCAAGTCTGCTTTGAGCATT GAGCCCTGGAGTGACTCAGCGAGGCAGGATGAGCCATGGTGGAGCATCCACAAGGATCCTTTGCTGGTGGCAGAGCAAACATGA
- the Dusp3 gene encoding dual specificity protein phosphatase 3 isoform X1 gives MSGPFELSVQDLNDLLSDGSGCYSLPSQPCNEVTPRIYVGNASVAQDIPKLQKLGITHVLNAAEGRSFMHVNTNANFYKDSGITYLGIKANDTQEFNLSAYFERAADFIDQALAQKNGRVLVHCREGYSRSPTLVIAYLMMRQKMDVKSALSIVRQNREIGPNDGFLAQLCQLNDRLVKEGKLKL, from the exons ATGTCGGGCCCGTTCGAACTCTCGGTGCAGGATCTCAATGACCTGCTCTCAGACGGCAGTGGCTGCTACAGCCTCCCGAGCCAGCCGTGCAACGAGGTCACCCCGAGGATCTACGTGGGCAACGC GTCTGTGGCTCAGGACATTCCCAAGCTGCAGAAACTGGGCATTACTCATGTCCTGAACGCCGCTGAGGGCAGGTCCTTCATGCATGTCAATACCAATGCGAACTTCTACAAGGACTCCGGCATCACCTACCTGGGCATCAAGGCCAATGACACACAGGAGTTCAACCTCAGTGCTTACTTTGAAAGGGCTGCAGACTTCATTGACCAGGCCTTGGCTCAAAAGAATG GCCGGGTGCTTGTCCACTGCCGTGAGGGTTACAGCCGCTCCCCCACTCTAGTCATCGCGTACCTCATGATGCGTCAGAAGATGGATGTCAAGTCTGCTTTGAGCATTGTGAGGCAGAACCGTGAGATTGGTCCCAACGATGGTTTCCTGGCCCAACTCTGCCAGCTTAATGACAGACTAGTCAAGGAGGGAAAGTTGAAACTCTAG
- the Sost gene encoding sclerostin, whose product MQLSLALCLVCLLVHAAFHAVEGQGWQAFKNDATEIIPELGEYPEPPPELENKTMNRAENGGRPPHHPFEAKDVSEYSCRELHFTRYVTDGPCRSAKPVTELVCSGQCGPARLLPNAIGRGKWWRPSGPDFRCIPDRYRAQRVQLLCPGGAAPRARKVRLVASCKCKRLTRFHNQSELKDFGPETARPQKGRKPRPRARGAKANQAELENAY is encoded by the exons ATGCAGCTCTCTCTAGCCCTGTGTCTCGTATGCCTGCTGGTGCACGCAGCCTTCCATGCGGTGGAGGGCCAGGGGTGGCAGGCCTTCAAGAATGATGCCACGGAAATCATCCCTGAGCTCGGGGAGTACCCTGAGCCCCCGCCAGAGCTGGAGAACAAGACCATGAACCGGGCGGAGAACGGAGGGaggcctccccaccaccccttTGAGGCCAAAG ACGTGTCCGAGTACAGCTGCCGCGAGTTACACTTCACCCGCTACGTGACGGACGGGCCGTGTCGCAGCGCCAAGCCGGTCACCGAGCTGGTGTGCTCCGGCCAGTGCGGTCCCGCGCGCCTGCTGCCCAACGCCATCGGCCGCGGCAAGTGGTGGCGCCCGAGCGGGCCCGACTTCCGCTGCATCCCCGACCGCTACCGAGCCCAGCGGGTGCAGCTGCTGTGTCCCGGCGGCGCGGCACCGCGCGCGCGCAAAGTGCGCCTCGTGGCCTCTTGCAAGTGCAAGCGCCTCACCCGCTTCCACAACCAGTCCGAGCTCAAGGACTTCGGGCCTGAGACCGCGCGGCCGCAGAAGGGTCGGAAGCCCCGGCCCCGCGCCCGGGGCGCCAAAGCCAACCAGGCGGAGCTGGAGAACGCCTACTAG